Proteins found in one Chrysiogenia bacterium genomic segment:
- a CDS encoding AarF/ABC1/UbiB kinase family protein: MAKDGVRKIPRGRVTRMASLGNMAVGVSNNMALAAGRTLLGGGIDSAAEKFHQQTAKTFAQSLAGMKGLPMKVGQMVSYIDDAIPAGYRHIYTQALSELQVRARPMRWSEIEAVFKKDLGAKPEDIFKKFEREPIAAASIGQVYRAELPDGRVVAVKVQYPGIDEAIRSDLKNLDLLRNAMAMVLPKVDLEQTLDDLTSRVLEECDYGCELCNQQDFADAWEGTPGVVIPRPHTELCRDHILVLDYVSGESWEEMRARGNQEERNEIGRNLFAFLFRSLYVHGMFNADPHPGNYLFPGGADVAYLDFGCVQRYPPAVLADLKGVGSLVREGGRGSELREALARVWEIQDEVDEEEWAFLEEYAVAVYEPAIKDEPFTFNRAYTERLSDLSIKGGFLAARKALRKGIREAKRPGMLYLNRIQFGLASVLASIEAEANWHEVLGEILVEAQS; the protein is encoded by the coding sequence ATGGCGAAGGACGGGGTTCGCAAGATTCCCAGGGGCCGTGTCACACGCATGGCGAGCCTGGGCAACATGGCCGTGGGCGTCTCCAACAACATGGCGCTGGCCGCGGGCCGCACCCTTCTGGGCGGCGGCATCGACAGCGCGGCCGAAAAGTTCCACCAACAGACAGCCAAAACCTTCGCCCAGTCACTGGCCGGAATGAAGGGCCTTCCCATGAAGGTCGGCCAGATGGTGAGCTATATCGACGACGCCATCCCGGCGGGCTATCGCCACATCTATACGCAGGCGCTCTCGGAGCTGCAGGTGCGCGCACGGCCCATGCGCTGGAGCGAGATCGAAGCGGTCTTCAAGAAGGACCTGGGCGCAAAGCCCGAAGACATCTTTAAAAAGTTCGAGCGCGAGCCCATCGCCGCGGCCAGCATCGGCCAGGTCTACCGCGCCGAGCTGCCCGACGGGCGCGTCGTCGCGGTGAAGGTCCAGTACCCCGGCATCGACGAAGCGATCCGATCGGATCTCAAAAATCTCGACCTGCTGCGCAACGCCATGGCGATGGTGCTGCCCAAGGTCGATCTCGAACAGACCCTCGACGATCTCACCTCCCGCGTGCTCGAAGAATGCGACTACGGCTGCGAGCTGTGCAATCAGCAGGACTTTGCCGACGCGTGGGAAGGCACGCCCGGCGTGGTCATCCCCCGCCCGCACACAGAGCTCTGCCGCGATCACATTCTGGTGCTCGATTACGTGAGCGGTGAGTCCTGGGAAGAGATGCGCGCGCGCGGCAATCAGGAAGAGCGCAACGAGATCGGCCGCAATCTCTTCGCCTTTCTCTTCCGCTCGCTCTATGTCCACGGCATGTTCAACGCCGATCCCCATCCGGGAAACTACCTCTTTCCCGGCGGAGCCGATGTGGCGTATCTGGATTTCGGCTGCGTGCAGCGCTATCCGCCCGCCGTGCTGGCGGATTTGAAGGGCGTTGGATCACTGGTTCGAGAGGGCGGGCGCGGCAGCGAGCTGCGCGAGGCGCTCGCGCGGGTGTGGGAAATTCAGGACGAAGTCGACGAAGAGGAATGGGCTTTTCTCGAAGAATACGCGGTCGCCGTCTACGAGCCCGCCATCAAGGACGAGCCCTTTACCTTCAACCGCGCCTACACCGAACGTCTCTCGGATCTCTCCATCAAGGGCGGCTTCCTCGCCGCGCGGAAAGCCCTGCGTAAGGGAATCCGCGAAGCCAAGCGCCCGGGAATGCTCTACCTCAACCGCATCCAGTTCGGCCTGGCCAGCGTGCTCGCCTCCATCGAGGCCGAGGCCAACTGGCATGAGGTCCTGGGGGAAATTCTGGTTGA